A window of Phycisphaerales bacterium contains these coding sequences:
- a CDS encoding SBBP repeat-containing protein, whose amino-acid sequence MHMTRESNESNETTKASPKRERGGVGGASHEAFLADASGSLRESADFNHLTLTITFPGSNDVLPEGSNPQTAKFNYFVGGEGRSTASDVPSFGEVVYANLYDGIDLHVMGNDDGVLKYEFHVAPGAEYAQIRIAYDGVDSLCIDEAGNLQINTSFGTLADGAPVVWQASGTRRTDISARFELCDDHTYRIALDCPVDAVRELVIDPDVQWALYLGGSDVDDGPGVAIDRGGNILVSGATLSVDFEGRNNSHHGGPFGPYDAFVAKVNSTGTLEWMTYLGGSMSDASFGVALDSAGNAYVAGGTESVDFAGRTNEFHGGDPFGGDAFIAKVASSGDLDWMTYLGSTGHDLGFGIAVDATGNSVVSGEAGANDFEHRNNEHHGGVADSFAASVRSDGVVQWMTYLGGSGGELGFGVSIDGLGHAIITGITVSLDFEGRINAHHGPWYYDAYVAKLTTSGALQWMTYVGGTADDLAYAIDTDDAGNAFLTGTTYSADFEGRNNSLRGIQYNAFLVKVTPTGLVQWMTYLGGSNGEDGRAVTVDEDGNAYVTGQTYSEDFEGRVNEPHIGPDAFLAQVPTSGAIAWMRYVGGNNIDSGLGIAVDNAGTVVISGQTASTDFEHRVNNHHGGRDPNDAFLVKIRVSSGLQLSVAATCPSGGPIQVSWSGATGGGTIVLLYAINTGSFRIPSGNPCAGTQTGLGSNQIQIAYQGSAGQSGSRTVNSTTGPGPCGGYLQLLDIATCGTSNVVRIE is encoded by the coding sequence ATGCACATGACGCGCGAATCGAACGAATCAAACGAAACGACCAAAGCGAGCCCGAAGCGTGAGCGAGGAGGTGTTGGAGGCGCTTCGCACGAAGCATTCCTCGCTGACGCTTCGGGCTCGCTGCGGGAATCCGCCGACTTCAACCACCTCACACTCACCATCACCTTCCCCGGCAGCAACGACGTGCTGCCCGAAGGCAGCAACCCGCAAACGGCGAAGTTCAACTACTTCGTCGGCGGCGAGGGGCGAAGCACGGCCAGCGATGTGCCCTCCTTTGGCGAAGTCGTCTACGCGAATCTCTACGACGGCATTGATCTGCACGTGATGGGCAATGACGACGGCGTGCTCAAGTACGAGTTCCACGTCGCGCCCGGCGCCGAATACGCGCAGATCCGCATCGCCTACGACGGCGTTGATTCCCTGTGCATCGACGAGGCCGGCAATCTCCAGATCAACACCTCATTCGGCACGCTCGCCGACGGCGCACCGGTGGTGTGGCAGGCGAGCGGCACACGTCGTACTGACATTTCCGCGCGGTTCGAACTCTGTGATGACCATACTTACCGCATCGCGCTCGATTGTCCGGTCGATGCCGTCCGGGAACTCGTCATTGATCCTGATGTGCAGTGGGCTCTGTATCTCGGTGGAAGCGACGTTGATGATGGGCCCGGCGTTGCTATCGACCGTGGCGGGAACATACTGGTAAGTGGTGCTACGCTGTCTGTCGACTTTGAAGGACGAAACAACTCCCACCATGGCGGTCCGTTCGGACCGTACGACGCGTTTGTGGCAAAAGTAAACTCAACGGGAACGCTTGAATGGATGACATATCTCGGTGGCAGCATGAGTGATGCCTCCTTCGGGGTGGCGCTGGACAGTGCTGGCAATGCGTACGTCGCAGGCGGCACAGAGTCAGTTGATTTCGCTGGGCGAACCAACGAGTTTCATGGAGGAGATCCTTTCGGCGGTGATGCATTCATCGCTAAGGTCGCCTCATCGGGAGATCTGGATTGGATGACCTATCTCGGCAGTACTGGGCACGACCTAGGTTTTGGCATCGCCGTAGATGCAACAGGTAACTCGGTGGTATCGGGTGAAGCCGGCGCGAACGATTTTGAACATCGGAACAATGAACATCACGGAGGAGTTGCGGATTCCTTCGCCGCGAGCGTGCGTAGTGACGGCGTAGTGCAGTGGATGACCTATCTTGGCGGTAGCGGCGGCGAGCTGGGATTTGGGGTATCCATCGACGGTTTGGGGCATGCGATCATTACGGGCATCACGGTGTCCCTCGATTTTGAGGGGCGAATCAACGCACATCATGGTCCATGGTACTACGATGCGTACGTCGCAAAACTAACCACATCGGGTGCACTGCAGTGGATGACATACGTTGGAGGTACGGCCGATGACCTCGCCTATGCGATCGACACAGACGATGCTGGGAATGCGTTCTTGACAGGAACCACGTATTCGGCTGATTTTGAGGGTCGAAACAACTCGCTTCGCGGGATCCAATACAACGCGTTTCTGGTCAAGGTAACTCCGACGGGGCTGGTTCAGTGGATGACGTATTTGGGAGGCTCCAACGGTGAGGATGGCCGAGCCGTCACTGTTGACGAGGATGGAAACGCATACGTAACCGGCCAGACCTACTCGGAAGATTTTGAAGGCAGAGTTAACGAGCCCCACATCGGACCAGATGCGTTTCTGGCCCAAGTTCCAACTTCGGGGGCGATCGCGTGGATGAGGTACGTTGGAGGCAACAACATCGATTCCGGCTTGGGAATCGCGGTTGATAATGCTGGAACTGTAGTGATATCTGGCCAGACAGCCTCAACGGACTTTGAACACCGCGTCAACAACCATCACGGAGGACGCGATCCGAACGATGCGTTTCTGGTAAAGATCCGCGTCTCCTCCGGGCTGCAACTCTCGGTCGCCGCCACCTGCCCATCCGGCGGCCCCATCCAGGTCTCATGGTCCGGCGCGACGGGCGGCGGGACGATCGTCCTGCTCTACGCCATCAACACCGGCTCATTCCGCATCCCCAGCGGCAACCCCTGCGCCGGAACTCAAACGGGCCTGGGCAGCAACCAGATCCAGATCGCGTATCAAGGCAGCGCCGGGCAGAGCGGCTCGCGCACCGTCAACTCAACCACCGGCCCCGGCCCCTGCGGCGGCTATCTCCAGCTTCTCGATATCGCAACCTGTGGCACGAGCAACGTCGTGAGAATCGAGTGA
- the rpsD gene encoding 30S ribosomal protein S4 — protein MARYIGPKVKLSRKVGVPIADIPKHTSKRQLNPPGQHGFRGRRLRDYGVRLNEKQKLRYHYSVLEKQFRRVLAECTRQTGNTGEILLQALERRLDNVVRRAGLARTIWAARQIVVHGHVMVNGRKVDRPSFQVNVGDVITVRERLHKLVRENMESLAGHVVPGWMDLNPAELSTKIVSIPTPDQIPFDVDPNLIVELYK, from the coding sequence ATGGCTCGTTACATCGGCCCGAAGGTCAAACTGTCCCGCAAGGTGGGCGTGCCCATCGCGGACATCCCCAAGCACACGTCCAAGCGGCAGTTGAATCCGCCGGGCCAGCACGGCTTCCGCGGGCGGCGCCTGCGCGACTACGGCGTGCGCCTGAATGAAAAGCAGAAACTGCGCTACCACTACTCGGTGCTCGAGAAGCAATTCCGCCGCGTGTTGGCCGAGTGCACGCGCCAGACGGGCAACACCGGCGAGATCCTGCTTCAGGCGCTCGAGCGCCGGCTGGACAACGTCGTGCGCCGCGCGGGCCTGGCCCGCACGATCTGGGCCGCCCGCCAGATCGTCGTGCACGGACACGTCATGGTCAACGGCCGCAAGGTGGATCGCCCGAGTTTCCAGGTCAACGTGGGCGACGTGATCACCGTCAGGGAGCGCCTCCACAAACTCGTCCGCGAGAACATGGAATCGCTTGCCGGCCACGTCGTTCCCGGCTGGATGGATCTCAATCCTGCGGAACTGTCAACCAAGATCGTCTCCATTCCCACGCCGGACCAGATCCCGTTCGACGTCGATCCGAACCTGATCGTCGAGTTGTACAAGTAA
- the bcp gene encoding thioredoxin-dependent thiol peroxidase, producing the protein MSGSLVEPGQRAPAFQLPDQNGENHRLSGYRGQCVVLYFYPEDDTEGCTIEAKEFRDAAGEFQKAGAVVLGISPDNSESHCRFADKYDLNFTLLADVPGKDGVPKVCDKYGVWALKQMFGRTYMGIVRTTYVIGPTGKVEHRFDRVRTNGHAAQVLAALRGESAPKSAPRAKP; encoded by the coding sequence ATGAGTGGATCATTGGTTGAACCCGGTCAGCGCGCGCCTGCGTTCCAGTTGCCTGACCAGAATGGCGAGAACCACCGGCTCTCCGGGTACCGGGGCCAGTGCGTCGTGCTCTACTTCTATCCGGAGGACGACACCGAGGGCTGCACGATCGAGGCCAAGGAGTTTCGAGATGCGGCGGGAGAATTCCAAAAGGCTGGCGCTGTCGTGCTCGGAATCTCGCCCGACAACAGCGAATCGCATTGTCGTTTCGCCGACAAGTACGACCTGAACTTCACACTGCTCGCCGACGTGCCGGGCAAAGATGGCGTGCCGAAAGTCTGCGACAAGTACGGCGTGTGGGCCCTCAAGCAGATGTTCGGCCGCACCTACATGGGAATCGTTCGCACAACGTACGTGATCGGCCCGACGGGGAAAGTCGAACACCGCTTTGATCGGGTGCGCACCAACGGGCACGCCGCACAGGTGTTGGCCGCATTGCGCGGCGAATCGGCGCCAAAGTCGGCCCCGCGCGCCAAACCCTGA
- a CDS encoding SBBP repeat-containing protein yields MRRFTTSSAMGVVLLCCALFVPLATAGPVESDPAATEMLNLGLRGVYFVPNQGQWSDADVYYGLRSRGLDVAFRESMLTMHMTRETAEPSPDREGVVLDARRETPLADTRGSSGESADLEHLTLTVAFPGSNAVLPIGAQPQTAKFNYFVGGEGRETASNVPSFGAVIYEDLYDGIDLLVCGNDDGVLKYEFHVAPGADYAQIRIAYDGIESLCIDDAGNLQINTSFGTLADGAPVVWQEDSTSRAHASMNRAREEAVFAVERDAPLAHTRGSSDQTIPARFELCGAHTYRIALDGPVDPTRELIIDPDVEWMYYLGGSGDDFGTGVAIDASGDVLISGATTSTDFSGRNNSNHGGGGFGDAFLARLSPAGALRWMTYLGGSDEDLAFDVAVDGAGNLLVAGATASSNFEGRNNAYHGGGPGGLEGDGFVLKVSATGLLQWMTYFGGTQGDMGQSIAVDGAGHAFVTGETNSTDVEGRNNANHGESEEALVVRVGDSGALVWATYLGGDMKEYGAGIAVDTAGNAFVSGATDSTNFEGRNNSTNGPQDAFAAKVSSSGIVQWMTYIGGTGIDYSQGIAIDRAGNVLVVGSTSSTDFARRTNESHGWLDCFVASVNPAGSVAWATFLGGARDDEGLGIAVDATGDCLVTGLTDSTDFEGRRNWNHGGNDAFVGKMSPSGSLQSMSYLGGIAEDIGFGVAAAEGNRAYISGYSASPDFEGRGNAHHGGIDAFAVKLRLADGPQLVVNATCPSGGPIQVSWSGATRGGTIVLLYARNTGSFRIPSGNPCAGTQTGLGSNQIQIAYQGSAGPSGSRTVNSTTGPGACGGYLQLLDVPTCSTSNVALVE; encoded by the coding sequence ATGCGTCGTTTCACCACGTCGTCGGCGATGGGTGTGGTGCTCTTGTGCTGCGCCCTCTTCGTGCCGCTCGCCACCGCCGGCCCAGTTGAGAGCGATCCCGCCGCAACCGAGATGCTCAACCTCGGCCTGCGCGGCGTCTACTTCGTCCCCAACCAGGGTCAGTGGTCCGATGCAGATGTCTACTACGGCCTGCGCTCGCGCGGCCTTGACGTCGCCTTCCGCGAGTCGATGCTGACGATGCACATGACGCGGGAGACGGCGGAACCGAGCCCCGACCGTGAGGGAGTGGTGTTGGACGCGCGACGCGAGACGCCGCTTGCTGACACGCGCGGCTCGTCAGGCGAATCCGCTGACCTCGAACACCTCACCCTCACCGTCGCCTTCCCGGGCAGCAACGCCGTGCTGCCCATCGGCGCTCAGCCGCAAACGGCGAAGTTCAACTACTTCGTCGGCGGCGAGGGGCGCGAGACGGCGAGCAATGTGCCTTCATTCGGCGCGGTGATCTACGAAGACTTGTACGACGGCATCGACCTGCTCGTGTGCGGCAACGACGACGGCGTGCTCAAGTACGAGTTCCACGTCGCGCCCGGCGCGGACTACGCGCAGATCCGCATCGCCTACGACGGCATTGAGTCGCTGTGCATCGATGACGCCGGCAATCTTCAAATCAACACATCGTTCGGCACGCTCGCCGACGGTGCGCCGGTGGTGTGGCAGGAGGATTCAACGAGCCGCGCCCATGCCTCAATGAACCGCGCCCGTGAGGAAGCGGTATTCGCCGTCGAGCGCGATGCGCCGCTCGCTCACACGCGCGGCTCGTCTGACCAAACCATCCCCGCCCGCTTTGAACTCTGCGGTGCTCACACCTACCGCATCGCCCTCGATGGCCCCGTCGATCCGACTCGCGAACTCATCATCGATCCGGATGTGGAGTGGATGTACTACCTCGGTGGAAGCGGTGACGACTTTGGCACTGGCGTGGCGATCGATGCTTCGGGCGATGTCCTCATTTCGGGGGCGACTACTTCGACCGACTTCTCAGGGCGTAACAACTCCAATCATGGAGGCGGAGGATTCGGCGACGCCTTCCTCGCGAGGCTCAGCCCGGCCGGCGCACTGCGGTGGATGACCTACCTCGGAGGCAGCGACGAAGATCTGGCCTTTGACGTTGCCGTTGACGGCGCAGGCAATCTTCTCGTGGCCGGGGCAACCGCCTCGTCTAACTTTGAGGGTCGCAACAACGCGTACCACGGAGGCGGTCCCGGCGGACTGGAGGGCGACGGGTTTGTCCTAAAAGTGAGCGCCACCGGCTTGCTCCAGTGGATGACTTACTTCGGGGGCACGCAAGGCGACATGGGTCAGAGCATTGCTGTCGACGGCGCTGGCCATGCGTTCGTAACTGGCGAAACGAACTCCACCGATGTTGAAGGGCGCAATAACGCGAATCACGGCGAAAGCGAAGAAGCGCTGGTCGTCAGAGTGGGCGATTCAGGAGCACTTGTCTGGGCCACCTACCTCGGCGGGGACATGAAGGAATACGGCGCCGGGATTGCCGTAGACACCGCCGGCAACGCCTTCGTCAGCGGAGCAACTGATTCGACCAACTTCGAGGGTCGAAACAACTCCACGAATGGTCCGCAAGACGCCTTTGCGGCAAAGGTGAGTTCCTCGGGTATCGTACAGTGGATGACCTACATCGGCGGAACTGGCATCGACTACAGCCAGGGCATCGCTATCGACAGGGCCGGCAACGTGCTTGTCGTCGGGTCAACCAGCTCGACCGACTTTGCAAGGCGAACCAATGAGAGCCATGGATGGCTGGACTGTTTTGTCGCGAGCGTGAATCCCGCGGGCTCCGTCGCGTGGGCCACATTCCTCGGAGGTGCTCGCGACGATGAGGGGCTAGGCATCGCCGTCGACGCCACGGGGGATTGTCTCGTAACCGGACTAACCGACTCGACCGACTTTGAGGGTCGACGCAACTGGAATCACGGCGGGAACGATGCGTTCGTCGGGAAGATGAGTCCATCGGGCTCGTTGCAGTCGATGTCCTATCTCGGCGGAATCGCTGAAGATATTGGTTTCGGTGTCGCAGCAGCCGAAGGGAACAGGGCATATATCTCCGGGTACTCCGCTTCGCCCGACTTCGAGGGTCGCGGCAACGCACACCACGGCGGCATTGACGCCTTCGCCGTCAAACTCCGCCTCGCCGATGGCCCGCAACTGGTAGTCAACGCGACCTGCCCATCCGGCGGCCCCATCCAGGTCTCCTGGTCCGGCGCGACGCGCGGCGGCACGATCGTCCTGCTCTACGCCCGCAACACCGGCTCATTCCGCATCCCCAGCGGCAACCCCTGCGCCGGAACTCAAACGGGCCTGGGCAGCAACCAGATCCAGATCGCCTATCAAGGCAGCGCCGGCCCCAGCGGCTCGCGCACCGTCAACTCAACCACCGGCCCCGGCGCCTGCGGCGGCTACCTCCAACTCCTCGACGTGCCGACCTGCAGCACGAGCAACGTGGCGCTGGTGGAATAA
- the mnmG gene encoding tRNA uridine-5-carboxymethylaminomethyl(34) synthesis enzyme MnmG, with translation MVDPRFDIIVIGGGHAGAEAAWAAAGLGADVALVTMDPSRVGAMSCNPAIGGLAKGQIVREIDALGGLMGRAIDATGIQFRTLNTSKGAAVQAPRAQADKYAYAAEVQRLLASRGIAVIAGTVDELLIERGCCCGAVVNGARLAAGAVVLTTGTFMRSLMHTGEQKAEGGRVGEGSAVGISFALRQLGFELGRLKTGTPPRLAAESIDFTGLEPQPGDEQIRPFSEMTPHSMPGERFPVLRQVCCHTTSTNAAIHDLIRANIHRAPMYSGQIEAECGPRYCPSIEDKVVRFADRASHHVFLEPESLNTNEIYCNGISTSLPRDVQDAIVPLMPGCERATILKYGYAVEYDMVWPHQIDATCMTKRIEGLFLAGQINGTSGYEEAAGQGVVAGLNAVRYARRQEPIRFGRDRSYIGVMMDDLVTKTPREPYRMFTSRAEFRLILRGDTAPDRLTPMAREWGLICERRWELHQSRAAQLGRIGALMHEVRVDGRSLHQHLRSRSLAEESVADHLPRDLERRLIDVVISDIQYEGYVEKQHAEIRRLAEMDQRSIPAMFEYARVPGLGNEAIDVLSRFKPATLGQAGRLAGVNPADVTLLEIAIRGRHSGAGTTNGRRQALTGPVKPSTGPT, from the coding sequence TTGGTCGATCCACGTTTCGACATCATCGTCATCGGCGGCGGACACGCAGGGGCTGAGGCGGCATGGGCCGCGGCGGGTCTGGGCGCGGATGTCGCGCTGGTGACAATGGACCCAAGTCGCGTGGGGGCCATGAGTTGCAATCCGGCGATCGGCGGGCTCGCCAAGGGACAGATCGTCCGCGAGATCGATGCGCTCGGCGGACTCATGGGCCGGGCCATTGACGCCACCGGCATCCAGTTTCGCACTCTCAACACCTCCAAGGGCGCCGCCGTCCAGGCGCCTCGCGCCCAGGCGGACAAGTACGCCTACGCCGCCGAGGTGCAGCGGCTGCTCGCCTCACGCGGCATCGCCGTGATCGCGGGCACCGTCGATGAACTCCTTATCGAGCGCGGCTGCTGCTGTGGGGCGGTTGTCAACGGAGCGCGGCTCGCGGCCGGCGCCGTCGTGCTCACCACCGGCACGTTCATGCGCAGCCTCATGCACACCGGCGAGCAGAAGGCCGAAGGCGGCCGCGTCGGCGAAGGCTCGGCCGTGGGAATCAGCTTCGCGCTGCGCCAACTGGGCTTCGAACTCGGCCGGCTCAAGACCGGCACGCCGCCTCGCCTCGCCGCCGAGTCGATCGACTTCACCGGCCTGGAGCCGCAACCGGGCGACGAGCAGATCCGCCCCTTCAGCGAGATGACGCCTCACTCCATGCCCGGCGAGAGGTTTCCTGTTCTGCGGCAGGTCTGCTGCCATACCACGAGCACCAACGCCGCGATCCACGATCTCATCCGCGCCAACATCCACCGCGCGCCGATGTACAGCGGTCAGATCGAAGCCGAATGCGGCCCGCGCTACTGCCCGAGCATCGAGGACAAGGTCGTGCGCTTTGCCGACCGCGCCTCGCACCACGTCTTCCTCGAGCCCGAGTCGCTCAACACCAACGAGATCTACTGCAACGGCATTTCGACCTCGCTGCCGCGCGACGTGCAGGACGCCATCGTTCCGCTCATGCCCGGTTGCGAGCGAGCGACGATTCTCAAGTACGGCTATGCGGTCGAATACGACATGGTCTGGCCGCACCAGATCGACGCCACCTGCATGACCAAGCGCATCGAGGGCCTGTTTCTGGCGGGCCAGATCAACGGCACGAGCGGCTACGAAGAGGCGGCGGGGCAGGGCGTGGTCGCGGGCCTCAACGCCGTGCGCTACGCGCGGCGGCAGGAGCCGATCCGCTTTGGGCGCGACCGCTCGTACATCGGCGTGATGATGGATGACCTGGTCACCAAGACGCCGCGCGAGCCGTATCGCATGTTCACGAGCCGGGCGGAGTTCAGACTGATTCTGCGCGGCGACACCGCGCCCGACCGCCTCACGCCCATGGCGCGGGAGTGGGGGCTCATCTGCGAGCGCCGCTGGGAACTGCATCAGAGTCGGGCGGCGCAACTCGGGCGCATCGGCGCGCTCATGCACGAAGTCCGCGTGGATGGCCGGAGCCTGCACCAGCACCTCCGAAGTCGCTCGTTGGCCGAGGAGTCGGTGGCGGACCATCTGCCGCGCGATCTTGAGCGTCGGCTGATCGACGTCGTGATCAGCGACATTCAGTACGAGGGTTACGTGGAGAAGCAGCACGCCGAAATCAGACGCCTGGCAGAGATGGATCAGCGGTCGATTCCGGCGATGTTCGAGTATGCCCGGGTTCCCGGCCTTGGAAACGAGGCCATCGACGTGCTGAGCCGGTTCAAGCCGGCCACGCTCGGACAGGCCGGGCGGCTGGCGGGCGTGAATCCGGCGGATGTGACGCTGCTGGAGATCGCGATCCGCGGGCGCCACAGTGGGGCCGGGACCACCAACGGGCGGCGTCAGGCGCTGACAGGTCCGGTGAAGCCGAGCACCGGGCCAACTTGA
- a CDS encoding RNA-binding protein, with the protein MHGYARVSAEVLSRTVLGQESSIVTNIYVGNISFQTSDADLEQLFAEFGQVDRANVVMDRQTGRSRGFGFVEMPNDDEAQKAISELNGKEIEGRTLTVNVARPRAERPMGGGMRRGGGGGGRY; encoded by the coding sequence ATGCATGGTTATGCCCGAGTATCCGCTGAGGTTTTAAGTCGAACAGTTCTCGGGCAGGAATCAAGTATCGTGACGAACATCTACGTAGGCAACATCTCGTTTCAGACTTCGGACGCCGACCTCGAACAACTCTTCGCGGAGTTCGGGCAGGTGGATCGCGCCAATGTCGTCATGGATCGGCAGACCGGCCGCTCGCGCGGCTTCGGGTTTGTCGAGATGCCTAACGACGACGAGGCGCAGAAAGCCATCAGCGAACTCAACGGCAAGGAAATCGAGGGTCGAACGCTCACGGTCAACGTAGCCCGGCCGCGAGCCGAGCGGCCCATGGGCGGCGGCATGCGGCGCGGCGGTGGTGGTGGTGGCCGCTATTGA
- the purD gene encoding phosphoribosylamine--glycine ligase, whose product MSQSATPRRGRKGPPIPDKINVLLVGGGGREHALAWRIAQSPHLASLYVTHHENPGLAALAQPCTAPTEAREHWRLVKWCNQNKIDLVVIGPEGPLAEGLADALATESRLVFGVSKSAAQIESNKAWAKQLMRSSSVPTGEARIFSNYEQAVQYVQSREEMPVIKASGLAAGKGVILPDTLDEAIEALAQIMKQRVFGSAGETVVIEERLSGPEVSIFALVDGRNIYVLEPCQDHKRLLEGDAGPNTGGMGAYSPVSWLDNHMLGRIENEILVPTVDALVREEIEYRGVLYAGLMLTAAGPKVIEFNCRFGDPECQVLMSRLQSDVLAALWATAAGRLDEVELAWDDRASCIVVMAAPGYPGPYKRGLPISGLDEASRIEDVQIFHAGTKKADGEVVTTGGRVLGVTALAPTLSEARERALQACDLISFEGAQLRRDIGAASGALR is encoded by the coding sequence ATGAGTCAGTCTGCCACGCCACGTCGCGGCCGCAAGGGTCCGCCTATTCCAGACAAGATCAACGTGCTGCTCGTAGGCGGCGGCGGGCGCGAGCATGCGCTGGCTTGGCGCATCGCCCAGTCGCCTCATCTGGCCAGCCTTTACGTGACGCACCACGAGAACCCGGGCCTTGCGGCGCTCGCCCAGCCCTGCACGGCTCCGACCGAAGCGCGCGAGCATTGGCGGCTGGTCAAGTGGTGCAACCAGAACAAGATCGATCTCGTCGTCATCGGGCCGGAAGGGCCCCTGGCCGAGGGGCTCGCCGACGCGCTGGCCACCGAGAGCCGGCTCGTGTTCGGCGTAAGCAAGTCCGCGGCCCAGATCGAATCGAACAAGGCGTGGGCCAAGCAGCTCATGCGGTCCTCCTCCGTGCCCACCGGCGAGGCCCGCATCTTTTCCAACTACGAACAGGCCGTGCAGTACGTGCAAAGCCGCGAGGAGATGCCCGTCATCAAGGCCTCAGGCCTGGCCGCGGGCAAGGGCGTGATCCTGCCCGACACGCTCGACGAGGCGATCGAAGCGCTGGCGCAGATCATGAAGCAGCGCGTGTTCGGGAGCGCCGGCGAAACCGTGGTGATCGAGGAACGCCTCAGCGGGCCGGAAGTGTCGATCTTCGCGCTCGTCGACGGCCGCAACATCTACGTCCTCGAGCCGTGCCAGGATCACAAGCGCCTCCTCGAAGGCGACGCCGGTCCGAACACCGGCGGCATGGGGGCCTACAGCCCCGTCTCCTGGCTCGACAATCACATGCTTGGTCGCATCGAAAACGAGATCCTCGTCCCCACCGTCGATGCGCTCGTGCGCGAGGAGATCGAGTATCGCGGCGTGCTCTACGCGGGGCTCATGCTGACGGCCGCGGGGCCCAAGGTCATTGAGTTCAACTGCCGCTTTGGCGACCCCGAATGCCAGGTGCTCATGTCGCGCCTGCAGTCCGACGTGCTCGCAGCGCTCTGGGCGACGGCGGCGGGCCGGCTGGATGAAGTCGAACTCGCATGGGACGATCGCGCCAGTTGCATCGTCGTCATGGCGGCGCCGGGCTATCCGGGCCCGTACAAAAGGGGCCTGCCCATCAGCGGCCTTGACGAGGCCTCTCGGATTGAAGACGTGCAGATCTTCCACGCCGGCACGAAAAAAGCCGACGGCGAGGTCGTGACGACCGGCGGGCGCGTGCTCGGCGTGACCGCCCTGGCGCCGACGCTGAGCGAAGCGCGCGAACGCGCGCTGCAGGCGTGCGATCTCATTTCGTTCGAGGGCGCGCAGCTGCGGCGGGACATCGGCGCCGCCAGCGGCGCGCTCCGCTAG
- a CDS encoding biopolymer transporter ExbD — translation MAVRIARDTSLEPRLEIMPLLDVIFLLLAFFIYAMVLLIRAEVLPVQLPELSQGRPASNVDAISITLDADGSLFVDARPTDLDAVIGVLQEALAAKPDARVYLAADMQGRADRLPVFIELVNRLRGSGVHEFFIVGKPVDALSSPPR, via the coding sequence ATGGCCGTGCGCATCGCCCGCGACACCTCGCTCGAGCCTCGCCTCGAAATCATGCCGTTGCTGGACGTGATCTTCCTGTTGCTGGCTTTTTTCATCTACGCGATGGTGCTGCTGATCCGCGCCGAGGTGTTGCCGGTGCAGCTTCCTGAATTGAGCCAGGGACGACCTGCAAGCAACGTGGATGCGATCTCCATTACGCTCGACGCCGATGGCTCACTTTTTGTCGATGCCCGGCCGACCGATCTTGACGCCGTCATCGGCGTGCTGCAGGAGGCGCTTGCGGCCAAGCCCGACGCCCGCGTCTACCTCGCGGCTGACATGCAAGGCCGCGCCGACCGCCTGCCGGTGTTCATCGAACTGGTCAACCGCCTGCGCGGCTCGGGTGTCCACGAGTTCTTCATCGTGGGCAAGCCGGTGGACGCACTCTCCAGCCCACCCCGCTGA